GGACAGATACCTGCCAGCCCCAGGGCTATCAGGCTGCCAATCTATTTCAAAactcaaacaggaaaaaaaatgttctggagcCAGTACAGAGGAAAAGGTTGAGGACCACAGGCATTCTCTGGGGCATAGATTCTGGAGACTTCTCTTAGCTCTCTGGGATAGGGCATAGGGTGGAGGGTGGGAATCAGGGCAGAGATAGGCTGGGGTATCATGGTTTAAATGTGTACAGTACATCCAGAGTGTAAAGCCACAAAGCCCTGTTTCCTGGAAGGGGAAAAGAGTTGGATGAGGCCTCCAGCTACCCCTGGCATACACCCAATTCAGCGGCTGGTCTCTCCTCAAAGGTTCCTGGAAGTCAACAGACCCATAAAGGGGAAGTACTAAAGCTGAGATTGGAAGAATGGTCTACAAATTGGACATTATCCCTGATGCAACACCCCAGTAAATTCTCCCACACAAACATTACCTGCTATTTACCTCAGACATTCAGCGCCTTACTTCAATCAGGGGCTGAACACCCACACGCCCACTCCACGGGTATCTCAACTGCGGGTCATGGGAAAGCAAAGTAGTGTCTGCAGCTAATGCTTCTCCCAGAAGCAGAGGCAAGAAactgggaaggaaggggaggtggaTGACAGGAATGCAGAGGACATGGCTGATTGGAAAGAAATCAGAGAGTGGGGCAAAAACAGGGCTTCTGGGGGGAACCTGGGTAGGAGGGGCTTAGGTAGACAGGGATTGCAGGCACGGGCTAAAAAAGCCCAGTAACACCGCGAGGAAGATGATGGGGAGGGGTGATACTGAGAGGGGCCAGGCAACGGGGGAAGGAGAGGACAGggatgggaaaagagagagaagacacaggGCAAGGATGGGAGGACGAAGACAGGAGACAAGGATAACGAGGGGGACAGAGAAGATCTCCAAGGAGACCCTGGGTAGAGAGGGCAATGAATTTGGGGACACCAGAGAAGATATGAAAGAAAAGATCAGAGGCAAGGGTGGGTAGTGGGAGAGGACCTAGAGTCTGAGATCGGGCTCTCAGAACACAGAAGTGGGAGGAGACGGAGACACGAGGCCCAAAAGGGGGCACAGagtctgggggttggggggaggcccGTGGTTCGGGTTCAAATATTGATGGGCGTCCAAAGGCTGGGGGCGCAGGGGAAGCGGGGCGGGGTGCCAGGAGAGCAACGGACGACCGCGACCCGCCCGGGCCAGAGCGACAGGAAGCGGCAGCCGCTCGGTCCGCCGACCCCTGCGACTCTCCCCACTCCACTCCCCGCCGGGCCTTCCGCCCCAGCCGCGTTGCCCGCCTCAGCCCGGGCCCGCTGCTTCCCTCCGCTGCTTGCCTACCCGCTTCCCCGGACCCGGACTGACCTGTGCTGGCTACCCTCCGCGCCACCGCCGCCGTCCCGCAGGCTCCGTAAGATCCTCCGGCTCCTGCCAAAACTTTTCCCATTAATCCCCAGATccgcggcggccgcggcggccgCGGCGTCACACGCTGCGcggcctggccccgcccccgccagAGTGACGTCACCGCGcagcccctcccatcccctcccctcccctctctccacgCCCCCTTCCGCCCCGGCCGCGGCCAATCACCGCGCCTCCTGGAGTCGCCCCTGATTCTGCCACTCCGCCCACCAGCACGCTGCCCCGGGCCCGCCTGCAGCGCCCTCTGGTGCGGGACGAGGGCGCGGCAGCTCAAGGAGGAGCTGAGGAGGAAGCTCCAGGGCCAGTGAAGCAAATCTGGCAAGAATCACAAAAGAGAATTTAAAGCTGGAAGGGAACTTAGAGATCATCTCGTACAGTCTCCTCAAACTTCCAGTGAAGAAACAGTCCCAGAAAAGGTGCGTGACTTGCAGTGTGAAGCAATGCTGAGGCTAGAACCTGGATATCCAAATTCCACTGGAGAAGACTGTGCTCCCTGTAATTTTCACAAAAGGGCTTTGCTCCCTCAAGAGGCTTCTGCAACTAGAAATTTATGGTTCTGAATTTCTTACCTATCTTCCTATTTATCTAATACACTTGCCCACCTAAATGGGGACCACCCTCCTTACTGTTGTAGAAAATTCTGTTCTCGCTTCTTAACCCAGGTCTTTAGGACCTGGAGGGGACGTGTTATCCCAACCTTCAGATATACCATGAAAAGGTACCCAGCAGCTGGGGGGCAGTATGGGAGAAGAAGATGGGTTTGCCATCTGGCAGTGAACAAAACTTGACTCTATAGGTGTATGATCAATGGGTAACTTCCTCCTTTccatcatctttaaaataaagattacctCTCCCCCTCTCCTACACTCCTAGATATCTGGATAGTAGAACtatgagtgcttttttttttttttctttctgcttctcttttttttctactttttgaaaTGAATgtgcagtacttttttttttttttttttttttggctgcagcatgtggggatcttaattcccctacCAGGGACCGTAacccctgcagtggcagagtcctaaccactggaccgacagggaattccctgcgcAGTACTTTCGTAATTCAGATGTCAACCTCCTTGCCTCTgagatggaagaaagaatggGTTGTGGAAGTCAAAGCCATCCCTAAGATTTCTGCAAATTTCTCGGGGATTTATATTCTCCTAAATCTCTCTGCCTCCAGGCTCCAACTTCTGCCAGGCTGTTGCAGTCACACAGTTCAGAAATGTAGAGGTGAAACTCAGCCCTTCCTGAGGACTGCCCACACTTCTTCCCACACAAAACATTCATGGGTATAGATGTTATGATGCTGTGGGCCCTGGGGAAGGGTCACGTGATGCATTGCAAACAGTTTAAACTCACACagctgacatttttttaaagtcctttctGCATTGGCGGTGTTGAGGTTTTCTGACTGTTCACTCCTTAGAGCCTGGTCTTTTCCCAAATTActacctctcctccctcccccaccattcTCTCCTCTATCCCATTCTctccagagagaaaacaaatcctTCCCGCTTTCCAGGCACATCTCTTCATTGCTAGAGTTCCTGCCAACACTCATGCCCTAGAGATTTCACTTTCTCCCCCCTAAAAGTCTCATTTCCCCTAATAAAGACAGCTCCTTCCCTAAAAGAAATTCTGGGAGCACTGTTAAAATACTACATTTTTCagctcatttcattttcatattaaaaggatatataaaaatatatacatatattttaaacttaaatcaGTTAGTTTCTGTTACTTGAATCTAAAACAAACTAACATAGCTTCCCCAAATCTTCATTTTGACTAGAGTTGCCCACAGGCACAGCTCACAGTGGGAAAAGTTGGTCCCTGCCAAGCCTCTGCAACCCTTTTCAGACCAGCCAGAGCGCTCAGCTACCAAAACCTGCTCGGATGCCCAATTACAGTGTAAGTGAACAATAACTTACAGTGTGGAATAAGGCTAGACCTGCTTTGAATTAGATCCGGTCTCCTCCACAGCCATTTCAAGCTCCAGCCAGCAGGTGGAGGCCTCCTTAGCTTCCTGAAAACGGCCTCCTCAgtgttcctcttcctccccctctcacCTACAGCACGGGCCAGAGAGGCAACTTTCAGCTGGCACCTCTTTGGCCTGGGTAGACACTGGGCTTGAGGAAGAGGCGCCTTGCATATCCTGGCAACAGTTTGCAACAAACCACTTATATTCCAGCCAGTTGCCCGACCTCCCCAACCCTCAGGGGTGACCTGGGGCCACAGTGGCTGTATTTTCCACATGGCCCCCAGAGTTTATAGGTATCTCTGAAGGCATCAGAGATTGGATACACTCTCCTTTGTCCAGGATGTTTGTAAGGACAAAGGAGTTCTTTTCTAACCCTGGAATTAAAAGACTGCAAAATATCTTCTTCTGCCCCCGATAATGTCCCACCAGACTGACAGCTTCTCATGCCAGTCCCGATGTGGATTCAGGGTGATCTTCCTTTCACTGTCATACTGCAACCAGCAACACCTCCTGTGTCCCATCATAGAATGTTAAAAAGCCTGGAATGgaccccatttacagatgaggaaaccgagacttAGGAATTGGCTTGCCACCTCAAGTTTAAACACTACCTGACTTCCAAGAATGTCTCTAATCAGGCCTCATTCTACCTCATAGTTAGTAGTCCTCAAAATTTTTGCCCCGCTACCCctaaaagaatatataagaacTAATGCAGCTCCTTGTACATTTTTAAGGTGACATCTAATATATTTCATGTTAGTTAAAAACTTAGTAGTTGCAGAGTATGGATgtaatttctactattttataaacattaatattttaatataaaactacTATATTACCCTTTTAAATGTATTGACTAAGACTCAGCACACATAGCGATTTGATGCTCAGCATCATCCATcttaaaaatacatgaacagggcttccctggtggcgcagtggttaagaatccgcctgccaatgcaggggacacaggtgtgagccctggtccgggaagatcccacatgctgcggagcaactaagcccgagcgccacaactactgagcctgcttgctgcaactactgaagcccacatgcctagagcctgtgctccggaacaagagaagacaccgcaatgagaagcccacgcaccgcaacgaagactagcccctgctcgccgcaactagagaaacctcaCGCACAACAACgaaaacccagtgcagccaaagataaataaataaaaataaataaataaatgtattttaaaaatacatgaacaaataGATAAACCTACTAatagacctactgtatagcacagggaactatattcaatatcttgtaataacctataatggaaaataatctgaaaaagaatatatataactgaatcactttgctgtacacctgaaagtaatacattgtaaattaattatacttcaattttttaaaatttttatttatttatttttggctgcattgggtcttcgttgctgcacgcgggctttctctagttgtggtgagcgggggctacccttccttgcggtgtgcgggcttctcatagcggtggcttctcttgttgcggagcacaggctctaggtgcacaggcttcagtagttgtggcacacgggcttagttgctccacggcatgtgggatcttccccgaccagggctcgcacccgtgaccctgcattggcaggcagattcttaaccactgagccaccagggaagcccctccttcaAGGTTTTGGAAGCAAAGATTGGGAAACCTGCTGACTTGAAAACGAAAGGAATTTTTTGTCTGACTTTTGAGCCATTCACTTTCTCAGCACCCATAGTCCTACACTAGCATTTCCAATCGTTGCTATGTTTAGTGTTTCAGGAATTTGACCCCTCTGGATTGTCCACTCCTAAAAGATACTGGATGGGTGAGTGGTGAACCTTGCTTGCCACTGCAAGTAGAGGAGGTAGAActgtgaaggaagaaagcagTTTTGGTAAAGAGAACACTTGGAAATTGAGGATCTGTGAATTGATTTTCTTAAAACTCCTCATACCTTAGAGATACCCCACTCCAGTTAGAGAACCCTTGATCTTCCCATTCAATATCCAGAATCCAGACTTCTTGTGCCCATAAAAGTGCTATGCTTCTTTCTATCAATACTTGTATTGTTCCCATGTTCTCTACTCTCCTTCCCTTTTaataagggaattccctgtcggtccagtggttaggactcagtgctatcactgccagggcccgagttcaatccctggttggggaactaggatcctgcaagctgcatggccaaaaaaaaaaaaaaaagtttttaagggCCATATCAAATCCCACCTCATACCTAACACTTCCTTTTTTCTGAATTCCTACCACTTAGAATTTGAACCTTACTTTCCATCCCTGAAATGTGCATCATGTTATCCTGCCAGCTTCATGACACTTTAAATAGACTGTAGTGAAGTTCATTGCAATAGAGTTTGGTGTACTTGCAAAAGACATGAACTTTGATACCAGATAACatataagctccaggagggcagggattctGTTCATTTTGTTCTGTGCCATATAGCCAGCACCTAGCCCCATACCTGGCTTATAATAAAAGCTtattaaataatttgttaaataggacttccctggtggtccagttgttaagactccctgcttccactgcagggggcgcgggtttaatctctggtcagggaaacAGGATCCACATGtcgtgcagacaaaaaaaaaaaaaaaaaaattgttgaataaAGGAATGGTGTTGAGTTGGAATCTCAGCTACTTAATCACTTTTAAGCTGGGTGACACCCAGTCATTCATAttagaatttattcattcatgaattcattcaacaaacatttgctgcATGCCTACTAAGAGTAGAGCATTGTTGTAGGCACTGGGGACATAAGTTGAAGAAAAtatgtccctgccctcaaggatctCAAGCATCTAGTTATGGAGGCTGTTACATGAAGTAAGATGGAAAGAACAGCCAGTGTGCGggctcagaagaagaaaaaggagggagcTGCTAGTAGATCTATAAAGCAGATGCATAGGAGGCTCTCCTGGGCCAGATCGTCAAGGGCCTTGTATGCCCCATATGGGAATGTGAACTTGACTATCCAGGGCACCACTGAGAGACTGGAAAGTGGAAAGAATCAAGGATAGATATGCATTTTAGAAAGCCTATCCAGGGACTctcctgttggtccagtggttaagactctgctctctcaatgcaggggggcccgggttcgatacTGCATGCcaaactaaaagatcctgcatgctgcaactgaagatcTCTCATGGCCCAGCGAAgatcctgagtgccacaactaagacccagagccaaataaataaatattaaaaaaaaaaaaaaatcctatccaGGCAGCTGTGGGGAGAAGGGTTAGCAAGGAGACTTGGTTACTGCTCTAGTCCAGTTGGGAGGTGACAAGGGCCAGAGTAAGGCAGTAGCCATGAGACATGGCCCCAAGGGGGTGGATTTGAGAGTGACCAAGAAAATCCAATCAGTTGGACTTGGAGACTGATTAGATATGGGGCAAGATGGTGAAGGAGTCAAAGGTGAGCATGCAGGTGGAGGATAAAATTTTGGCCTTAGCCATGGCAGTAGCCATGGGGATAGAGATGGAGCAGTAGATATGAGAGCATGAAGGAGAGAGAATCTATTGGATTTAATGATGGGTTTTTCATGAGGGGGATGGCAGGGAGGGAGCAAGTCATCCTAGATTCCCAGATCTCTGTCTTAGGTAACAAGGTAGGTAAATCAGACAATATGGGAAGAGAAGCAAGTTTGAAAcgctttgggcaagttacctgacttctctgagcctcaatttccccacatgtaaaatgagaataataatatccACCTCTCAGCGTTGCCACGAGAATTAAATAAACTGGGAAATTGCAAGGCATAGAATATACATTCAATAAACACTTTGGGGTGATACCAATAATAGGGCTTGCTCACGTGCTGAAcacttaatcctcagaacaaccctgtAAGGTAGGTACTATACTATCCCTATTTTGCCAACATgggaactgaagcacagagaggtgaagaaacTTGACCAAAGTCACCCAGTTGGAAAGTGGCAGAGTGTACTTCCCTAGCCACTGCATTATACCTTACTCTTTCTGGGACATATAACTGGActtgagggaagaagagagaaaatggtagAAGAGACAGACTATAGACCTGATGCATAATTTATCCCAAGAgctgattttatttggaaatgtgcCTCCACAACTTGGTGGCAGTCTGGGGACAGATGGCCCCTGGCTTGCTTGTTGACTCTCTTTCCCAGCCTAGGGCATAGAGTCCTTGGGGTTAAGGCACAGGGTCAAGTTCTCAAGGATCAACGTCCCTGACAGCCTCAGTGGTCTGGGGCCTGGGGCTGGTGCAAAAAAAATGAACCAGGTTCCATTCTGGACTGTTTCGTGGTTGGAGGGCCTGGGCCCTTGGCACCAGGACTGTAGCTCCTTCTTCTGCAGGGGCTGGTGTCTCCCACAGGCCAGCTGTGGCCAGGTACTAGTAGGCATGAGGTTGGGGGAAAGAGGCTAGCAGAGGTTAGTTTTCTGGTGCTGGGTCCACTTTATCTTCCTGAGGGGCGGAAGCTGAGATGGGCGCCTCTTTCCCACAATTGAGGGACTTCTGCTGCTCACTGCTGCTGGGTGAGGGGGTCTTGTTGTCGTGGGATCCCCAGTGAGTCAGGCGTTTTAGGGAGGAGTCACGGCGGGCGAGTAGAGGGGCCTGGAAGCCTGTGAAGGAGCTGCTGGTGGTGGGACGCTTGTCTGGCAGAAAAAAGGCAGGTATGAGGAAGGAGCAAGGTGCATGCAAAGGGGAGAAGTTGAGGGGCCTTGCCTCAGCCCTTGGGGGAGAGGAGAACCCGCTGACCTTCAGTCCTGTGCTGGTTCTGTAGATCTGGGGGtatcccttccaccctcccttctccctccctactCCAGGGAAAGCTCCAGGGTCTAAACCTTCTCACCTCCAGGTTCAATTGGATGCATGAGCCGGTTCATCTGGACATTCCAGTGTTTCACGTTGGTACTGGCCTGGCGCAACTTCCGCTGTGCAGCCTGTGGGGGCAGGACCAGGGAGGAGTGGGTCAGAGCCACCCTCCAAGACAGAGAGTCTTGACCTTTTTCAGGTTCACAGGCCCCTTAGGATCTGACAAAGGCTATTGATCATCTTCCCAGAAAAACTCATGTATGTTCATAAAGAGTTATGTATGTGAACAGAGTTGGCATCCAATTTCAGGGGACTCACAGGCCCTCAAAGGGTCAGAAATAATCATAGTTTCCACTTATTAAGCAGCTAAGATATACTAACATCTTATTTAACTTCCAGAGCAGAAGTTAACAACAAACAAATTCAAAAGCGGTTAAGTGCCTTGCCCAGGGACATACACGGAGCTCTGAACCACTGCATTACACCACCTTCCCAAGACCTAATGCAAAAGCCTCTGCTCCAGTGTTCACCCAGCCATTAGCAGCGGTTGTGGGGTGGGGAATCATAGAGGAACTTTCCCTTTCTTTGATACTTAtttctgtgtttgaattttttacaatgaCCATGTAGgccaacaaagcaaaataaaataatcaatattaataaaaacaaaacatcaaaagtttaaaaaaaaatcttcttctaTGGAGATTCAGGCTCCAAAGAGTGGAGCCAAAGTACAGGGATAGCAAAGTAGGGGCTGGAAGAGTAGGAGGAAAAATTTTTGCCCAGATTAATAACAATGATAAAAGTCGTAGCTAAGGTTTCTTCAGTGCTTACTACATACTTAATTTCacgtgttatctcatttaatcttcatagcaaTGCTATTACCAGTCCCCTTTCTCAGATAAGGGACTTggaactcagagaggttaggcaaCTTGtcagaggtcacacagccaggcaaTGATGGGGCCTGAGGGATAAAGCTTGAGGGAAGGTTCCAGAGCCTGTGCGTTAACGCACTCACCCTCGTTCACCTGGCAGCCTCCAACCTGCTCCAACCCAGGCCTCACCTCCACGTCCTCGTCGGCCCGCTGCCGGTTCTGCCGCACCTCCTCCAACTGCTGCTGGGCCTGCTGCAGGGTGCGGCTCTGCAGGGCCATCTCCTGCTGCAGTTCCTGCTTCTCCTGCTGTGCCTGCTCAATATAGCGCTCCTGTTCCTCCTTCAGCTGCAGCAGCTGCTTCAacttgtcctcctcctcctccagcagtCTACCAGGCATCCAGTGTGTCACCTCCAGAGCCAAGGCACCTCGCAGGTGTTCGGCAAGTGGTGCGGGGTCGGGGGGGGGTCGGGGAGTCAGGGAGGGGAAGCAGAAGGGGCCCCTCAGTTCTACCTGGTCTGGGCTAGGCGCACGGCCTCCTCGTCCTGCCGAGCTTTCACCTCCAGTTGCAGGGCCTCCTGAAGCCTCTGCTGCATCTCCTCCAGCTCCTCGATGCGCTGCCGCTGCCGGGCAGCCTCCTCCTTCTTCAGCTCCATCTCAGCCTGCATGGAGGCCCTTGCCTGCTCGGGAAATGGAGCCAGGTCAATGGGGGCATGGGGGAGAGAGGCAGCAAGTATGCTGCTCCTTTCCCCAGGGCTTTGCTAGGCCAGCCCAACTACTTATCTCTGGGTGAGGGTCTGGGGAGTTCCTTCATGTCAGCATTTCCTGATCTGATCTCCTCAGCAAGCCTGACTAACTCAGATAATGATCAGTGAACTACATGGCGGAAAGGGGCTCAAGTCATCCCCTTTTCAGCACCAGCCTTAATAGTTATTATTATACATTATAATATAAcgttttataattataattaggGTAGTGCTTGGAAGGGAATGACTataattataattgttataacAGTTATAACtcaaagtgtttccttagttGATCCTCCTCTCCATAACTCTATAAGCCAAGTTCTATTGGCATCAACATGTCACaggtaactgaggcacagaaaggctgAGTAACTTGCCTGGGATCACAGGGTTcctaagaggcagagctgggattgaatCCACAGTGTCTGACTCCAGATCTAGATCTCTTAAATCCTAAATCTAATTGCCTCTACACACTTAATCTGCCTCCACATTCATCCTGCCTTCCTCCCATCCTGCATTCCCCAAACTGGTTTCATTATAAACTCAGATCAAGTCTAGTCCAACCTAGTCCAGCCTTGGTCCAAATTCATCCCCAATCACACCGTCTTTAGCAGCTCCTCTGTCCAAGTCCCGCCCCCAGCCAAGGTTTCTGAACCAGGTCCCACTCTACACCTAGCACTCAGGTCCGACCCTCCCATTTCGTAggctcaggccccgccccctACCGTCTCTCCTCTCAAGCCATCCCTCGGCCAGGTTCCTTATCCCACAGGCCCTGTTCCTGGCACAGTCCCCGTCCCATACCCATCCTTCAAGCCCACAGGCTCTGTCCCCAAAATCCCTCAAGACAAGCCCCGCCTCCACTTGCATCCCTCAATGCGTGGCTCCGCCCTCGACCAAGGCTCCGCCCCATGCCCCGCCCCCAGTGCTCAGCTCCCAGGCCTGACCGCACCACACCCCTCAGCCCACCGCCTCCAGAGCTGTGCGGCCCCACCTGCTCAGCCTCGCGCAGTTGGCCCTCGAGCGCCTGTTGCAGCTCGCGGTGCTGGCTGCGGCgccgctcctcctcctcctgcagcaGGCGCTCGGCCTGCCGCTGCGCCTCCTGCAGCAGCTCCAGCTCCTGCAGCTTCCGCTCCTTCTCCTCCTGTAGCTGCTGCAGCCGCAGCATCTCCTCCTCCTTGGCCGCCCGGCGCCGCTCCCGCTGCTCCCGCTGATCGCGCCGCTTCTGCTTCAGGTCCTTGTGCAGCGACATCTTCCCCTCGGCCCGCAGCCGGATCGCCGTCTGGATGGCTGCGGAGGGAGCGGCAGGGGCTGGCCGGGGGCAGGGCAGCCTCGAGGTGACCCACCGCCAGAAAGGGGCCTTAGGAGTTGCCCATGTCCGGTGCCCAGCCTCCCGCTGGGCAAAGTGCTATCACccccttttcacagatgaggcGACTGAGGCCCAGCCAGGTCCAGGCCACCCAGCGAGCACTCACCAGCCGTCCACTCCTGGCGCTGGCGCGTGTCTGAGGCGCTCATCTCGTACGTGCGGGAGGCAGTCTTCACACAGAACATGCAGCGCTTCCCTTCTCGGTCGGGCAGCACCTGGGAGAGGGTGGACCGCCCCAGACAGGCTGGCTTCACTGGAGTCAGGGCCACACCTGCCCCAGGGGTGCTGCAGCTCCAGCCCCTACCCCCGCTGGCTGACCATCCTCCCCGGGCACCCCTCCCACTCTGCCAGGAGCCTGCGTGGCCCGGTTTGAAGGTTAGTTATGGGGATACTTGTGTGCCTACAGCTCTGTATCCTTTGCTCTTTGAAGTTGGGACTGTTCTCTGGGTATCTCCCCATGGGGCCTAGCACAGAGGGATCACTCAGTGTTTATGCAGATCATGCTGGAACATCTCCCATGACAGGGTCCTCACTATCGAGACCGTTCATTTCCACAAAGCCCTGCCTGTTGAGAAagttctccattcattcattccacagatattttGTAGTGTCTACTGAGTGCCACTCATTGCTCTGGGCATTTGGGATACTGAGATGTGCCTAACAGACCAAATCCCTGCCTTCCctaagcttacattctagtggaaaaTAATAGCTACCACCTACTGAGCTTCATGTGTTCTAGAGTCTGTACCAGGCATGGATTATTAGCTccactttacagagaaagaaactgaggctctaagaGGTCCAGGAACTTGCCCAATTCACACTGCCTATTAGTGGTGGAGCTGGATTTCTGCCTAGATCTGTGCTGTTTCCACATTGACAGCTGTTTCCCTATGTGACAAAAATGGACAGAGCctaggatgactataataataacattttttaatgtaaaataacaagtgttggtgagacattggaactttcatacactgctggtaagaATGGaagatggtgcagccactgtagaaaagtctggctgttcctcaaaaattaaacataggatTAATGTATGGTTCAACAACTCTACTCCTAGGTACGTACCCTgcgaaaaaatatatatccacccAGAAACTTGTACCTGGATGTTCataatagcattattcacaatagcaaaaagatggaaacaacccaatacCCAtcaaagaatggataaacaaaatgtggtacagccttacaatggaatattattaagccatgaaaaggaatgaagtcctgATTCATGCCACAACAtgcttgagaacattatgctaagtgaaagaagccagacataaaaggacaaatattatatgattccacttatatgaggcacctagaacaggcaaattcatggagatagaaagcagaatagaggttaccaggggctggagggaagggcggatgagttattgcttaatgggtacagagtttctgtttgggatgataaaaaagttttggaaatagataaTTGTGATGGTtacatgtgaatgtacttaatgctactgaattgtaACACAAAATTGTTACAAAATTGTAACacaaaatgtacttaatgctactgaattgtaacacaaaattgtaacacaaaatgaattaaaatggcaaatttcatgttatgtatattttttcactacagtttttaaaattgttgttttaagcctctaaaaTAATAGACAGAGTCAAGGCAGGAAAAGGgatgggaagggagaaagaatagGGAGGAATAGAGTTGCCAAAGGGAATGGAATTTGGGTGAAGGAGAAAGAACTTCAAAGAGGAGTTTTAGAAagttttgctgggtagagtgagaCATAAGCCATCTCCTCTGAAAAATCTTTAGCAAAGTCCACATTATTCACCAATGACTTTAGTATTTGATttgcagtttg
Above is a genomic segment from Eubalaena glacialis isolate mEubGla1 chromosome 7, mEubGla1.1.hap2.+ XY, whole genome shotgun sequence containing:
- the DEF6 gene encoding differentially expressed in FDCP 6 homolog; translated protein: MALRKELLKSVWYAFTALDVEKSGKVSKSQLKVLSHNLYTVLHIPHDPVALEEHFRDDDDGPVSSQGYMPYLNKYILDKVEEGAFVKEHFDELCWTLTAKKNYRVDSNGNSMLSNQDAFRLWCLFNFLSEDKYPLIMVPDEVEYLLKKVLSSMSLEVGLGELEELLAQEAQAAQSTSGLSVWQFLELFNSGRCLRGVGRDTLSMAIHEVYQELIQDVLKQGYLWKRGHLRRNWAERWFQLQPSCLCYFGSEECKEKRGTILLDAQCCVEVLPDREGKRCMFCVKTASRTYEMSASDTRQRQEWTAAIQTAIRLRAEGKMSLHKDLKQKRRDQREQRERRRAAKEEEMLRLQQLQEEKERKLQELELLQEAQRQAERLLQEEEERRRSQHRELQQALEGQLREAEQARASMQAEMELKKEEAARQRQRIEELEEMQQRLQEALQLEVKARQDEEAVRLAQTRLLEEEEDKLKQLLQLKEEQERYIEQAQQEKQELQQEMALQSRTLQQAQQQLEEVRQNRQRADEDVEAAQRKLRQASTNVKHWNVQMNRLMHPIEPGDKRPTTSSSFTGFQAPLLARRDSSLKRLTHWGSHDNKTPSPSSSEQQKSLNCGKEAPISASAPQEDKVDPAPEN